tgccatgatcctggctacagCTGCCTTCCCCTggtgagccatctcccccaagaGTAtctctgttttggagggagatgaccacaggggactcctgcactaccttttCCTGCTACtactctgcctgttggtcacctctTCCCTAGGTCTTTAATCTGTGGTGTGACCAACTCAATAAATGTGCTGTctacaacattctcagcatcgtggatgctccaaagtgaatccactcacagctccagtgccatcatgtggtctgtcaggagctgcagctggacacttcctgcacacatagtcatcagggaaactcacagcctccctgagttcccacattgcataGGAGGAGCATGCCTCACCtaccatgactaaaaagctttgatgGAAAAtagaagcaacaaaaaaaacttaccctcacCTTGTCTTAGTGTTGTTCACCCTCCTTGCTGAAGCCTGGTATTatctctcaaaatggctgctctgaaatggccactccacttgactATAACATTTTATTAGCAGCTGATATTTAGCCAATCACctgttaactaacaattagctgacttgcctcttaaattcctgcaagtgaagcTCACAAGCAAAGAGACTACatcttttcaaatctcctgctctcactccatcACCAACTCCTTGGTCtccacctcttctcaccaaagcctcagctcccccactcacacaatggccattcCACTTGACCcttgcttctttttattggctgctgttaactagccaatgagccaatcaacaaTTAATAACTTGTAGATGTGCCTCTTTtcgactcctgcaaggtgaaacttccAAGCACAAGCACACAGACTTACCTCTTTTTAaatctcccactccaaatctcgctccaactcccgactcctGGAGTAGATCCTGCAGCATTTGAGGGATGCATAGAGTTAGTTCTCATTGGGTACTGCAGGTGGCCATAGATAGGCTGACAGTCCCCATTGTTTTGGAATAGGAGGTCAGATGCCCAACATTGCTACTGAGCTCTTCAAAATTCTAACCTTGTGTCTACTTTCAGATGGTGAAGAATCAGCGCCAACGAATCTATTTTCAAGACATGGACATCAGGAATATTGACCCTAAAACTGACTACACTCATCGAATCAGTGTGGATGAGAACTACACCCTGACCATCAAGCCCGTCGAGGTCGAGGATGCACGGGTATTTTTCTGCCAAGTTGGTGCAGGTCCTGTAGGCAATGGTGAAGCTGCAACAGAGCTCAGGGTTTATGGTGAGTCTTCTTTTACAGGAGAGTTTGTTAGGATCATAGGATAATGTATCATAGAAGGagcccattcaacccatcataaCTGTACAGGCTTTGAGCCACCCATGTTCTTACTATTTTGTGATAGACCTGCACTTTTTTTCCCTTCAGATATTCATCCAGTTCTGTTTCCACTATTCTTGCTTACAAACGGAAACTTTACCAGGCTTTATCTATGAAGGCGTGCACCTTTTAAATACAAAGCAGAGTTGTAATAAACAGTGTAGAGATACCATTATTTtttcaggcagtgccttccagatctTAACAATTTTCTGCTTAATATTTTTATCCTTTGTATTCTCTCCAGTTCCTTTGCAAATACAAATCCTCCCAAGGTTATGGACACTCGGCTCATACAGCCTGTACACACGATctagcatttgggagaccggtgggatggatttgccatccACTGCAGGGCTGTTGACAACTGTTCTTGACGCTAGCTGGAATTTTGCCCCACTGAGcccaagaaaaataaattctagTTAACATGTTGATGTGCATTTTGTGAATCCTATTTTGAGACGCACCCTCCGGGACAGCAGCAGCGTCCTTTAAAAACCATCAATTAAAACCTCGTCTACAGTAAAATCTTTTAAGAGAAAATCATTATTAACCCGAGATAGGCTCAGGCAAAATTTGTTAATATTAGCTTTATTAAGAACAGTAAAACGAGATTTAAAATGCTTTTCCAGACTATCGATTCCAATGGGATAATCCACCTCTGCAGCCGCTACCTGCTGTGTGAGAACTTGTTTCGTTGCCACAcgtccaacttgcaaactgtttgggttacgaacggctttcaggaacagaatcctgctGTAACCTGTGGAGAACCTGTACAGTGTTTTGACTAGACATTTGAAAGGGATTGACTTCACAGGTGCATTTTTATGGCTGGTTGGTTGCAAACAGCTAAGACAAAAGCtttaatgaaaatggaaaatgctggaaacactcagcaggtcaggcggcatctgtggaaagagaaacaaagttaacatttcaggtccaaggccctttgtcagaccagtctcaaatctgaaacattaactctgtttctctttttttttgggaTGAGAAAGATGGCGGCGCGACCGACGTTTGTGGCGGCCTCTCCTAGTGATTATGCAGTGCTTTTGTCCTTGAGTGAAGTGAGAGGAGTGAAAGGAAAGTGTGTGTACGACCGTCAGTTTCTTTTGGACATCTGTAACAAAGTCTTTTGTTACGAGGAACACTGGCTGAGTGTGCTGAGCGAGCTTGGACTGCTACGCCGAGTAGGCCCAAAGGAGTCTGCGGTCGTGCCTGGAGTAGCACCAGTGAGGAAACGTCGTAAGCGGTGTGACAGGATGTGGAAGCGGGGCAAGCGCGGAGGAGTGCACACTAGGCTAATCGCTAATCCACACAAGCCGGCAGTTCCTACAATCATGCTGGCAAATGTTTGTTCACTGGATAGCAAAATGGACTATATCAGACTTTGGAGAGCTTCTAAATGCAAGGATTGTTTTGTCTTCGTTTTCACAGAGACTTGGCTTAATCAGAATATTACGGATGCCGTGATTCAACTGGAGGGGTTAATACTCCACAGAGCAGACAGAGTAGCTTTGCTATCTGGTAAGCTCAGGGGAGGTGGCCTGGCTGTTTATATCAATAAATTGTGGTGCCAAGATGCCGAGGTGGTTTCTACACTCTGTTCACCACATGTAGAGCTCTTGACTGTGAAATGCCGACCCTTCTACTTGCCACGGGAGTTGACGGTGATTATTATAGTGGCAGTTTATGTACCACCGAGTGCCAACGTGAAGGAGGCTATGAATGAGCTCTACAACAATATCGGCGTGCAGCAGATGGCTTACCCTGATGCTTTCTTTATAGCAGCTGGAGATTTCAACCAGGCAAGCCTTAAGTCTGTTTTGCCAAAATTTTATCAGCATGTGAACTTTGCAACTAAGGGCAATAACACATTAGACCTGGGGTATACAAACATCATAAACTCATATAGAGTAGCCCCCCTTCCCCATATTAGTAACTCTGACCACCTAGCTGTCATGCTCACACCTGCATATAGACCTAGGGTGAAACAAGACAAGCCAGTGGTCAGAGAAGTTAAAATATGGCCACAGGAAGCAGTTTCAGCATTGCAAGACTGTAGAAAATACACAGCGGGATATCTTTAAAGAGGCAGCAACATATGACAATGTTATTGACTTGCAGGAATACACAGAGACAGTCATTGGCAACATCAATAAATGCAGAGATGATGTGACTGTGGTCAAAACCATCAAGATGCGTGCCGATCAGAAACCTTGGTTGACTGGAAAAGTCTGCTCACTGCTGAGAGCCCTTAATGCTGCATTTGAATCTGGGGACATTGCTGCATATAGATTAGCAAGGAAAAACTTGTCCCGGGGGATCAGGGAGGCGAAGAGGCTGTATGGACAGAAACTTAACAGCCACTTCACGAACAATAAAGACACACATCGTTTGTGGCAGGGGTTTCAAACAATCACCAAGTACAAGGATATGTCACAATGATCCCTCTTTACCAGATAAACTTAATGtcttttatgcacgttttgaggCAAATAACACCGTTCAGGCACAGgtgcttccaccatcatcaagagACCAGGTACTTCAGCTGTCTACAGCTGGAGTGAGAAAGGCCTTCGCCAGCGTCAATCCACGGAAAGCTGCAGGGCCGGACAACATTCCCGGACGtgttttaaaggattgtgcagagcagctgaaggatgtctttgcagacatctttaatatcTCGCTCAGCCAGGCAGTGGCGCCCACCTGCCTCACAAGTGCCATCATTACTCCTGTCCCTAAAAAGTCAAGCCCAGCCTGCCTGAATGACTTCCGCCCTGTGGCCcttacaccaataataatgaaatgctttgagcgattggtcatgcagcatattaagacctgtttacctgcaaacttagatcgcctacagtttgcatatagagtcagtcgatccacagaggatgcaatctccactttgctccacctcacactgtcacatctggaggggaagaatacatacgccaggatcctcttcatcgacttcagctcagcatttaacacgatcatttcacaacagctggtggaaaagctgaggctgttagagcTGGACACTGGCATTCgcaattgggtcctcaatttcctgacgcagcggcagcagatagttagagtcGGCAGTCATACATCgggaaccatctcagtgagcacaggctcacctcaaagCTGCGTTCTGAGCCCTTTactgtttagcctgctcacacacgattgcattgctagattcagcaccaactacatcattaagttcgctgatgacacaacagtggtaggtctcgtcagtgacaatgatgagtctgcatataggatggaggtggggCAGCTAACAGCGCGGTGCGGATTCCACAATCTCgacctcaatgtggacaaaacaaaggagatggtgattgatttcaggagggctggcaagccTGATCACacaccgctgactattgatggtgctgctgtggagagggtcagcagcattaagttcctgggggttcacagcggatgatctgacctccactattaacactgcagccattgttaaAAAAGtccagcagcggctttaccccctccagagacttggaaaggcaggcctccctattccacacctcatcactttttacaggggcaccattgaaagtatcctgacctactgcctcacctcctggtttggtagctgcaaggcctacgaacaacagcagctcaataggatggtgaagacagtgagcaggatcattggtgtccctctcccctttttgatggagatctatcagcaacgctgcgttcgcagagctacagccatcattaaggactttcatcacccttctcacgacctgttttccctcctgccgtggggaagaggtataggagcatctgctctagatctagtaggatgctgaacagttttttcccacaagcaatcaggatcataaatggactgtgtccccttccacttccaccgacaagctctccctccacacacacggacacactcacatcaatacagaaacagtttgatagttagttacctgatacgttgaacttcatctcgaactgaataagcacttattaatacataaacacactttaacagatatgaatatgtggtgttgatatgtttttagttttgttttagagatgtttttatagactattttagatatttatcactgttctttttgttgcactggtaTGAGCTGGcgagaaacagtatttcattttttttgtgtatgtaaatactcagagaaatgacaataaagttaatcttgaatcttgaatcttgaatgctgcctgacctgctgagtgtttgaagcattttctgtttttatttcagatttccagcagctccaATTTTTGTTTTGGGTTTCCAAAGCAAAGCTTTTGTTCTTCTGGGTGTAATAAGGTGCTCCTGCTTCTCTGTCACTGACATTTACTGCTTTCTTGGCAGGTGCACCAGACGTGCCTGAGatacataaaaatgaaataacCATATCAGTAATGGACAAAAGACCAGCAGAGGTAAGAAAGGCTAATTGCTGACATTTAGTTGTCTTGTGTTTACACTTAGATATTGTGCAAAGTAATTTCAGAACTCTTCAGAACTATTCACATCCCTTTGGGTTTAAAAGCAAACTTCAGTACAAATTCTCTCTGTACCATTATATATGAGGATAACATGAGAGAGTTATGTTGTTCTGATCTCTCTCTGGAGAGTATGCATTTTTTCATTAACTGACATGGAGTtaagtcacagatcagccatgatatcatTGAATGTCAGAACTAGTGTAAGAAGATAAGTAGCTAAAAAAAACTGTTCCTATAATTCCTAACTCCATGAATTTTGAGTATCTATTTTAAGCAATATAATTTAGTAAAGATAGTGCCACAAATAGATAACAAAGCATCATATTtttgaaaactaaatgggctagtAACTTGTATATAGACCATCCTACAGAAGTCCACAATTTTTATCTTGCTACAAATCTATTTGCATTAAAGTGTAATGAAATCGGAACTGCTATCCATCTTATTAACTTGCTTTGCTCGTTGTTCTGACCACCTGCTGTTGTCAGGAGTTCAATCCTTTGTGCCTGTGTGCAAACCCAGAAAATTGTTCCTGTAGCCACATAGAGTTTGTGATAGAAAGCTAGAGAGAACATGCAATAAAGCTATTTCAAAACAGCTGGAAATTCAGTGATTTACAGATAATGGTCATTTTGCACATGTAGGTAATGTATTGTTTTTGATACTttgatttttttacacagttatTATGCAATATCTCTTTCTTTTTTAGCTAGCTCGTTGTGTCGCTAGGAATGGTTACCCTGCTCCCAATATCACTTGGTACAAAGACCGCACCCCAATTCATCTCGTGCCTCAGACAGAGCAAAGTACGTAACATTTTATTGCCAGTTCTTATCCCCTCTGCCTACCGCAATCAATCTATTCTCTGGTATATGCTGCCTGAGAATAGTGAAAAATCACATCATCTCTGTATAAGCTGCATCAATTACTATATCTAGTATCACCCTTGGGGGTTTGAAACAGAATCGGGTGTGTGGACTGGTACAGATGGAGTTCCCTTTCTACTGGACAGGTTTGGGAAGGTATATTTCTGGAAATAGGTGGTTTCAAGGTGAGAAGCAACTGAAGAAGGGAgtaattttttaaacaaagtatcACCTGGTTGGGCTCCTTATTTAGGATACTGTTGAAAATGTAGCCAGAATTGACAAATGGATCTCGAGCACATCGAATCTCGTCTCGGCAGCAGTCAAGTTTCCCTTCACTTAAGCTAAATGAATATTTGAAGAGTGGTTGATCGACCCACGTAGGTGAGGGGTCTGTCTCAAGCACATTTCAAATTCCAGCTTCCACCATTAAAAAAATTGGGATTTTCTGGTGTCTTTCACCACTTCATGTCCAAAAACACCTTACAGTTACACTTGTTGACATGTGGTCACTATTGCTgtttaggaaactgaaaagccaacttgtgcacagcaagcaccCATTGGGCAGCATTTGTTTGTATTTGGTGTGTGACTGACTCTGTGTGATTAATGGTGAAAATAGCACCGTTCATTTCCCAGTGAGTTTAACTGTGACAGCCACCTGATCTCTGTctgattttgtatttttctttagaGGTACACGCGATATTTCAGTCAACACAAGAAGCCAGTGGCCTTTATACCATCAGCAGCACACTTTATTATCTGCCTGAGAAAAAGGACAAAGATTCCAAGTTTTACTGTGAGGTGAGCTACAGGATGCCACGAGGAGTGGACAAGATGAAGGAGTCTAAAAAGATCAACATCTCAATAACGTGTGAGTATTGATGAGCGTCCCAGAGAAGATCAAAACCCGGAGTCAGGGTAACGTTGCCTGGACCTGCCTCACAAAGCCATGGTTATAAGCACTAAGAACACAAGAATacaataggagtaggccattcagcccctcaagcctacctcaCCATCCAATGTAATCATGGTCACTTTACCCTAGacctcaactccccctctctGCCAGATCGCCACAGCCTTCAACCTCTACTCTTACAAAAGATTAGTATACAGAGTAATAGTAAATactaacaataaatacaatgacaagtgcaaaacagcagaatggtgcaaagactgtagtgcagtctgaagttgtGCAAAAGGAATGCTGAAGttcatctacctccactttaaattctTCCAATGACTCTCACAAGACTCGTCTGAAGGCAGTAACTTCCGTAGTGATGTCAGAGGTACAAATGTCAGAGTGAGATGATCGAGAGCCTTCAATATCCATTCTAGCGGTCAATGTGCATGTGCAGTTACAGTTAAACGTAACCTTCTAAGATCACTCTCGTACAACTATTGGAATGTCACTGTCTCAGTGCAGGCCGTCCACACGTTACAAGTGCCCAATTTATGGATGGCCCAATGTACGAGCGaggtcccataatattattaaattcaaatttcCAATGTTCGTTcatacaaatggcagaactagtttttttctctctctccacttttagtaattgttctttcttgtcagtcttgtgtgcttttgatgccattcatttcaatattGTGGAGAAATGGTGATCATATCTAGTGACTTTGGTGTGTTTACCGACTTGCAGACAAAATCGACTGATTGAAGTGGACTTGTAACAACTTATTTCTGTGAAAACAGAACtcgttcattacccagggatggaCTGTACCTGCTAGAACTACTGTAGTGGTGGCAGATAGGTGGTTTAACACCGAATTTGACAGAAGCCTGTGTTTTTCTGCACAGTGATGTCTCTGGCCTCTTCTGTGTGGTAGAAAGGTTTAGGAGCTCAGAGTAGTGGACAATTGCAGGTATCACCCACATCTCACATCTCTACTTAATAGAATATTCGTACAAacaaacaaattaggagcaggagcaagcTACTTGACCCTCAagccttctccgccattcaaatataaagtcgagtttattgtcatatgcacaagtacacatgtgcactggtgcaatgaaaaacttacttgcagcaacatcacctgCACAAGGCATCAcgtaagcagcgttcacaagaaaaacatagacacaatttatacaagaaagaacacaattagaacaaacaaaacaaagtccatttcagtgaaaaatgatcaaagtggtcattgtgttgttgAACTCTAGTGAACctgttgattcaagaactgaatggttgaaggg
Above is a genomic segment from Pristis pectinata isolate sPriPec2 chromosome 27, sPriPec2.1.pri, whole genome shotgun sequence containing:
- the LOC127583585 gene encoding cell surface glycoprotein MUC18-like; the protein is MSSAVKPGRASVSGSFCLTLLTLSFPIPGIIATVHVSTPPILEAEIKKSISIPCVPEISTPDSMKYVQWFVMVKNQRQRIYFQDMDIRNIDPKTDYTHRISVDENYTLTIKPVEVEDARVFFCQVGAGPVGNGEAATELRVYGAPDVPEIHKNEITISVMDKRPAELARCVARNGYPAPNITWYKDRTPIHLVPQTEQKVHAIFQSTQEASGLYTISSTLYYLPEKKDKDSKFYCEVSYRMPRGVDKMKESKKINISITYPTENVEFLIHPSVLKETDNMTMECHSDGPSTVEYTFLQRAGEEHYGGRTVSATLKPNL